A genome region from Salvelinus alpinus chromosome 26, SLU_Salpinus.1, whole genome shotgun sequence includes the following:
- the LOC139554930 gene encoding splicing factor 3A subunit 3, whose amino-acid sequence METILEQQRRYHEEKERLLDAKTKEMMHKKTTLREQINSDHRTRAMLDRYMDVSSTVREAYEDKDGMRKDELNAISGPNEFAEFYNRLKQIKEFHRKHPNEICVPMSVEFDELVKARENPTEETQNMVEFSDEEAYGRYLDLHDCYRKFINLKGAEKLEYISYLSSFDQLFDVSKDRKNAEYKKYLEMLLEYLQDYTERVKPLLDQNDLYGKILGEFEKKWEMGTFPGWPKETSSALTHAGAHLDLSAFSSWEELASLGLDRLKSALMALGLKCGGTLEERAQRLFSTKGKSLESLDPSLFAKNPKSKGPKKDTERNKEVAFLESQVYEYVEILGEQRQLTHENVQRKQARTGEEREEEEEEQLSESESEDEDNEIIYNPKNLPLGWDGKPIPYWLYKLHGLNINYNCEICGNYTYRGPKAFQRHFAEWRHAHGMRCLGIPNTAHFANVTQIEDAVSLWSKLKSQKASERWQPDTEEEYEDSSGNVVNKKTYEDLKRQGLL is encoded by the exons ATGGAGACGATTTTAGAACAACAACGTCGCTACCATGAGGAGAAGGAAAGGCTGTTGGATGCCAAAACTAAGGAAATGATGCATAAGAAAACCACG TTACGCGAACAAATAAACTCAGACCATCGAACAAGAGCAATGTTGGAT AGATACATGGATGTGAGCTCAACTGTCAGGGAAGCATATGAAGACAAAGATGg AATGAGGAAGGATGAACTGAACGCCATCTCAGGACCAAATGAGTTTGCAGAGTTCTACAACAGACTAAAACAGATCAAGGAGTTCCACAGGAAGCATCCTAATGAG ATCTGTGTGCCCATGTCTGTGGAGTTTGACGAGCTGGTCAAGGCTAGAGAGAACCCAACTGAAGAAACACAGA ACATGGTGGAGTTCAGTGATGAGGAAGCTTACGGACGCTACCTGGATCTTCATGACTGCTATCGGAAGTTCATCAACCTGAAAGGGGCAGAG AAACTGGAGTACATCAGCTACCTTTCCTCATTCGACCAGCTCTTTGATGTCTCCAAGGACAGAAAGAATGCTGAATACAAAAA GTACTTAGAGATGCTACTGGAATACCTTCAGGACTACACAGAGAGAGTCAAACCTCTGCTGGACCAGAATGATCTCTACGGCAAGATCCTGGGAGAGTTTGAGAAGAAGTGGGAGATGGGGACCTTCCCTGGCTGGCCA AAAGAGACGAGCAGTGCTCTGACCCACGCCGGAGCTCATCTAGACCTTTCTGCTTTCTCCTCTTGGGAGGAGTTGGCTTCCCTGGGTCTGGACAGGTTGAAGTCTGCCCTTATGGCCCTGGGCCTGAAATGTGGAGG AACCCTGGAAGAGAGAGCTCAGAGGCTGTTTAGCACCAAAGGAAAATCCCTGGAATCTCTGGATCCCTCCTTGTTTGCCAAGAACCCGAAGTCCAAGGGACCCAAGAA AGACACAGAGCGTAACAAAGAAGTCGCCTTCCTGGAGTCTCAGGTTTATGAGTATGTGGAAATCTTGGGG GAGCAGAGGCAGCTGACCCATGAGAACGTGCAGAGGAAGCAGGCccggacaggagaagagagagaggaggaagaggaggagcagctcagtgagagtgagagtgaagaTGAGGACAACGAGATAATCTACAACCCCAAGAACCTGCCTCTCGGCTGGGATGGAAAG CCCATTCCATACTGGCTGTACAAACTCCATGGCCTGAACATCAACTATAACTGTGAGATCTGTGGAAACTACACGTACAGAGGACCCAAGGCCTTCCAGAGGCACTTTGCA GAGTGGCGTCACGCCCATGGCATGCGCTGCCTGGGAATCCCCAACACGGCTCACTTTGCCAACGTCACCCAGATCGAGGACGCTGTCTCTC TATGGTCAAAGCTGAAGTCACAGAAGGCATCAGAGCGGTGGCAACCAGATACAGAGGAGGAGTACGAGGACTCCAGTGGAAACGTGGTCAACAAGAAGACCTACGAGGACCTGAAGAGACagggtctgctgtag